In Gemmatimonadales bacterium, one DNA window encodes the following:
- a CDS encoding right-handed parallel beta-helix repeat-containing protein: MRPRLQRSSAALLGGLSIIALLASCSDDAPTAPDQAKVSLTETSSDRLSVCHSGGIITVSPSQLATHLGHGDYLTSLAVSHASDQPKDGAHFRRIGDALTVARDGRKARGELASAACRITITVAAGVYRGTDDLANTDESLERFPFEVDVPAITLRGALVMRLDASGRATGTSTTGRATTLAPIEPLSDLVGFPAIFAAYGDGNGLTVQGFAFQSGQAPGTETAGTGVISFTVTGLTIRGNRLEGFFETIDLRGSNAIVETNHISEGGQCAMCLAGPGVYRAEGNKIVAGGTHGIFTSPAIDAEPDGPGFSKVFVDIIDNEVRNVRQQPISAGIRVGAVGLGAPNVPGSSHIKIRDNLLVNNNFGLMIDALFPQPDTRLRGDIEVTTSGNVVRESCQADLLVGFSRHYTNLGAGGDPYLLNSTYKLTLSGDWRFSDAWFSNPPGFGNTLLVNGREIGHRTRAFYDPESCPARQL, from the coding sequence ATGCGTCCTCGCCTGCAACGTTCGTCGGCCGCTCTGCTCGGCGGCCTGAGCATCATCGCTTTGCTTGCCTCGTGCTCCGACGACGCGCCGACCGCGCCGGACCAGGCCAAGGTGTCTCTGACCGAGACGTCCTCCGATCGGCTGTCCGTGTGCCACAGCGGCGGGATCATCACCGTCTCCCCGTCCCAGCTCGCGACTCATCTCGGTCACGGCGACTACCTCACCAGCCTCGCGGTATCCCACGCGAGCGATCAGCCGAAGGACGGCGCGCACTTCCGCCGGATCGGAGACGCTCTCACCGTGGCGCGGGACGGCCGGAAGGCACGGGGCGAGCTGGCCTCGGCCGCGTGTCGCATCACCATCACCGTTGCCGCCGGGGTGTATCGGGGAACCGATGACCTGGCCAACACCGACGAGAGTCTCGAGCGTTTCCCGTTCGAGGTGGACGTGCCGGCCATCACGCTCCGGGGTGCGCTGGTGATGCGCCTGGATGCCAGTGGACGAGCCACGGGTACCAGCACGACTGGTCGGGCGACGACGCTCGCACCAATCGAGCCGCTGTCGGATCTGGTGGGCTTCCCCGCGATCTTCGCGGCGTATGGCGACGGCAATGGGCTCACGGTGCAGGGCTTCGCCTTTCAGTCGGGGCAGGCGCCGGGCACGGAGACCGCGGGGACCGGCGTGATCTCGTTCACGGTGACAGGTCTCACCATTCGGGGCAACCGGCTCGAGGGCTTCTTCGAGACGATAGACCTCCGCGGAAGCAACGCCATCGTCGAAACGAACCACATCAGCGAGGGAGGGCAGTGCGCCATGTGTCTCGCGGGGCCCGGCGTTTACCGTGCCGAAGGCAACAAGATTGTGGCCGGGGGCACGCACGGGATCTTTACCAGCCCCGCCATCGACGCCGAGCCGGACGGCCCCGGTTTCTCCAAGGTCTTCGTCGATATCATCGACAACGAGGTTCGCAACGTCCGGCAGCAGCCGATCAGCGCCGGCATCCGGGTTGGGGCTGTCGGCCTCGGTGCGCCGAATGTCCCCGGTTCGAGCCACATCAAGATTCGCGACAATCTGCTGGTGAACAACAACTTCGGACTGATGATCGACGCCCTGTTCCCCCAGCCCGACACGAGGCTCCGGGGTGACATCGAGGTGACGACCAGCGGCAACGTCGTGAGGGAAAGCTGCCAGGCGGATCTGCTCGTGGGGTTCAGCCGACACTACACCAATCTGGGCGCCGGCGGAGATCCTTACCTGCTCAATTCGACGTACAAGCTGACGCTCAGCGGAGACTGGCGATTCAGCGACGCGTGGTTCAGCAACCCGCCGGGATTCGGGAACACGCTGCTGGTGAACGGACGCGAGATCGGGCACAGAACTCGCGCGTTCTATGACCCGGAGAGCTGCCCCGCGAGGCA